From one Paenibacillus antri genomic stretch:
- a CDS encoding site-specific integrase, whose amino-acid sequence METKSHMTVADLIHVTRNELQKSRYTEFSMQGVERTWRNLEEYLRVKGINIFNREIGMSFLEDRYHYSANPKSTANEDRLRAIHLLTDFQAHERAFIRRQSKQTEFAEPFQTVFRDFMDFRKLSGISKRTLESYAIYLERFSEYLLNHSVNHISEIDVPHIHGFIQATAATHRTATVYCTSGVLRVLFRFLYEQRLHPKNLALLVPSVKCSKKSKVPSAYSQEEIRNLLSVVDRGNPKGKRDYALLLIAIRLGLRASDICGLTFENLKWESNTIELRQEKTGAMLVLPLFNDVGEALIDYIKYGRPPVQDREIFLRMSAPIGRMSYPTLHSIVTHYLNKAGVPIPAGKKHGPHSLRHSLASALLHNNTPMPVISEILGHTDTESTSVYLKIDILNLRDYALDVPPLQVISMGGVVV is encoded by the coding sequence ATGGAAACAAAAAGTCACATGACAGTAGCGGATCTTATTCATGTAACAAGAAACGAATTACAAAAGAGCAGGTATACTGAGTTCTCCATGCAAGGAGTGGAAAGGACTTGGAGGAACTTAGAAGAGTACCTTCGAGTCAAGGGAATTAACATATTCAATCGCGAGATAGGAATGTCCTTTCTAGAAGATCGCTACCATTATTCAGCAAATCCGAAATCTACTGCAAACGAGGACCGCTTGCGTGCCATTCATTTGCTTACGGATTTCCAGGCACATGAACGAGCCTTTATTCGTAGGCAAAGCAAGCAAACGGAGTTCGCCGAACCTTTCCAGACCGTCTTCCGCGATTTCATGGATTTCCGCAAACTATCCGGAATCTCCAAACGAACGCTTGAATCCTATGCCATTTATTTGGAGAGGTTCTCCGAATATTTATTGAACCATTCCGTAAACCATATAAGCGAAATCGACGTCCCTCATATCCATGGATTTATTCAGGCTACTGCTGCGACTCACCGCACAGCTACTGTTTATTGCACTTCCGGCGTATTACGTGTGCTGTTTCGTTTTCTTTATGAGCAACGGCTCCACCCCAAAAACCTTGCTCTGCTTGTCCCCAGCGTGAAATGCAGTAAAAAATCCAAAGTGCCCTCTGCTTATTCTCAGGAAGAAATCCGTAATCTTCTCTCTGTCGTTGACCGTGGCAATCCCAAAGGAAAACGTGATTATGCACTATTATTAATCGCTATTCGGCTCGGTCTACGAGCGTCGGATATTTGCGGATTAACTTTCGAAAACTTGAAATGGGAGTCTAACACCATTGAGCTTCGGCAGGAAAAAACGGGTGCTATGTTAGTCCTTCCCCTCTTCAACGATGTGGGTGAAGCGCTCATCGATTACATTAAGTATGGCCGTCCGCCGGTTCAAGACCGCGAGATCTTTCTTCGCATGTCCGCCCCGATAGGCCGAATGTCGTACCCAACATTGCATAGCATTGTAACCCACTATTTGAATAAAGCTGGTGTACCTATACCCGCTGGAAAGAAGCATGGTCCGCATTCTTTACGCCATAGCTTGGCAAGTGCACTGCTTCACAACAACACTCCAATGCCCGTTATATCTGAAATATTGGGACATACCGATACGGAGTCAACTTCTGTCTACCTGAAAATTGACATCCTTAACTTACGAGACTATGCGTTGGATGTCCCGCCACTGCAAGTGATTTCGATGGGGGGTGTCGTGGTTTGA